The following proteins are encoded in a genomic region of bacterium:
- a CDS encoding DUF2007 domain-containing protein, giving the protein MKKVHTATTEVEAVMLQGMLEDAGIPVLLRSNLIPGYNRPVGGAWDGDLFVPDDRAAEAADLVAGYLKSVKEESPQ; this is encoded by the coding sequence ATGAAAAAGGTGCACACGGCGACGACGGAAGTCGAGGCGGTGATGCTCCAAGGCATGCTCGAGGACGCGGGGATCCCCGTCCTGCTGCGGTCGAACCTCATCCCCGGCTACAACCGCCCCGTGGGCGGCGCGTGGGATGGCGACCTCTTCGTCCCGGACGACCGCGCCGCGGAAGCCGCGGACCTCGTCGCCGGATACCTGAAGTCCGTGAAGGAGGAGAGTCCCCAATGA
- a CDS encoding homoserine dehydrogenase: MPHKVVDELRIGLLGCGTVGSAVVRLLQTNGEEIRRRTGVGLRLVRVATAHPGRPREIRFDPGVLAADAGAVIADAGVDVIVEVIGGIEPARALLLDALGRGKSVVTANKQLMAQHGPELFVEAERAGVDLRFEASVGGGLPLIQPLRESLAANRFREVVGILNGTTNYILTKMAQERWEFARALAEAQRLGFAEADPTADIEGHDAAAKLAILATIAFGTPVRADDVYREGIARISPQDIQFAEELGFTVKLLAITREEEGRIEAHVHPAFLPLAHPLAAIGNELNAVFVRGDAVGEVMFVGRGAGGAPTASAVVADLIDIARNRRAAAHGRVGFRPMSPRPLRPMEETTSPYYLLMQVTDRPGVFARIAAVFGEEGVSLDSVVQKSRGETADIVLVTHTTREQQMRRVLSRVESLDVVGTVRNVIRVVDGEE; this comes from the coding sequence ATGCCGCACAAGGTGGTCGACGAACTCCGGATCGGTCTGCTCGGGTGCGGGACCGTCGGCAGCGCGGTGGTGCGCCTCCTCCAGACGAATGGGGAGGAGATCCGCCGGCGCACCGGCGTCGGCCTCCGCCTGGTCCGCGTCGCCACCGCCCATCCGGGGCGGCCGCGGGAGATCCGCTTCGATCCGGGGGTGCTGGCCGCCGACGCCGGCGCGGTGATCGCCGACGCCGGCGTGGACGTGATCGTGGAGGTGATCGGCGGCATCGAGCCGGCCCGCGCGCTGCTGCTCGACGCGCTCGGACGGGGCAAGAGCGTGGTCACCGCCAACAAGCAGCTGATGGCCCAGCACGGGCCGGAGCTGTTCGTGGAGGCGGAGCGGGCGGGGGTGGACCTCCGGTTCGAAGCCAGCGTCGGCGGAGGCCTGCCGTTGATTCAACCGCTCCGGGAGTCGCTCGCCGCCAACCGGTTCCGCGAGGTCGTCGGGATTCTGAACGGTACGACCAACTACATCCTGACGAAGATGGCGCAGGAACGGTGGGAGTTTGCGCGCGCGCTCGCGGAAGCTCAGCGCCTGGGCTTCGCGGAGGCCGACCCCACCGCGGACATCGAAGGGCACGACGCCGCGGCCAAGCTCGCTATCCTGGCGACGATCGCCTTCGGGACGCCGGTCAGGGCCGATGACGTCTATCGCGAAGGCATCGCGCGGATCTCCCCGCAGGACATCCAGTTCGCCGAGGAGTTGGGGTTCACCGTCAAGCTCTTGGCGATTACGCGCGAGGAGGAGGGGCGGATCGAAGCGCACGTGCACCCGGCGTTCCTTCCCCTCGCCCATCCGCTCGCGGCGATCGGCAACGAGCTCAACGCCGTCTTCGTCCGCGGGGACGCGGTCGGCGAGGTCATGTTCGTGGGGCGCGGGGCGGGGGGTGCGCCGACGGCGAGCGCGGTCGTCGCCGACCTGATCGACATCGCGCGGAACCGCCGCGCGGCGGCCCACGGGCGGGTCGGGTTCCGACCGATGTCCCCCCGCCCGCTCCGGCCGATGGAGGAGACGACCTCGCCGTACTACCTGCTGATGCAGGTCACCGACCGCCCGGGCGTCTTCGCCCGGATCGCGGCGGTGTTCGGCGAGGAGGGGGTCAGCCTCGACTCCGTCGTGCAAAAGAGCCGGGGGGAGACCGCGGACATCGTGCTGGTCACGCACACGACGCGCGAACAGCAGATGCGGCGCGTGCTGAGCCGGGTGGAAAGCCTCGACGTCGTGGGAACGGTGCGCAACGTCATCCGGGTGGTCGACGGTGAGGAGTGA
- a CDS encoding NAD(P)-dependent oxidoreductase, whose amino-acid sequence MGLPRIGFIGVGKMGGPMVRRLLAAGFAVTVHDLRRDAVAEVCRSGAAASDSPATAAAGADVVITMLPDGRAVEGVAYGARGLLAGLRSGQTLIEMTSSSPGVTRRLAAVLDPQGIRLLDAPVSGGVRGAVEGTLCIMVGGPADLLEACRPILECLGRDLVHVGDAPGDGDTAKTINNFLSATTVWSVAEGAALAAKAGLSLDRVMAAVNRSTGRSYTTETKVLRYMLPRQFTSGFTVAQYLKDLTICLELAGELGVPMLLGSMLRQAWLLAAQEGMAEQDHTALVCLLERWSGVGTDRPRDGAG is encoded by the coding sequence ATGGGACTGCCACGGATCGGATTCATCGGCGTGGGCAAGATGGGGGGACCGATGGTGCGCCGCCTGCTCGCCGCGGGATTCGCGGTCACCGTTCACGACCTCCGCCGCGACGCGGTGGCGGAGGTATGCCGGTCGGGGGCCGCGGCGTCGGACAGCCCCGCCACGGCCGCCGCCGGGGCCGATGTGGTGATCACGATGCTGCCGGACGGCCGCGCCGTGGAGGGCGTCGCGTATGGAGCGCGGGGGCTTCTCGCGGGCCTGCGGTCCGGGCAGACGCTCATCGAGATGACCTCGTCGAGCCCAGGCGTCACTCGCCGTCTCGCGGCCGTCCTCGACCCCCAGGGGATCCGACTGCTCGATGCGCCGGTGTCGGGGGGCGTCCGCGGCGCCGTCGAGGGGACGCTCTGCATCATGGTCGGCGGGCCGGCGGACCTGCTGGAAGCCTGCCGCCCCATCCTGGAGTGTCTCGGCCGCGACCTCGTGCACGTCGGCGACGCCCCGGGGGACGGGGACACGGCGAAGACGATCAACAACTTCCTCTCCGCGACGACCGTGTGGAGCGTCGCGGAGGGCGCGGCGCTGGCGGCGAAGGCCGGCCTCTCGCTGGACCGGGTCATGGCCGCGGTGAACCGATCGACGGGGCGCAGCTACACGACCGAGACGAAGGTGCTGCGCTACATGCTGCCGCGCCAGTTCACCTCCGGGTTCACCGTGGCGCAGTACCTGAAGGATCTCACGATCTGTCTTGAGCTCGCCGGCGAGCTGGGCGTGCCGATGCTGCTGGGGTCGATGCTGCGGCAGGCCTGGCTGCTCGCCGCGCAAGAGGGGATGGCGGAGCAGGACCATACCGCCCTGGTGTGCCTGCTGGAGCGGTGGAGCGGGGTGGGCACGGACCGGCCGCGAGACGGGGCAGGGTGA
- a CDS encoding bifunctional alpha,alpha-trehalose-phosphate synthase (UDP-forming)/trehalose-phosphatase, which translates to MHGHGGLPNRLRGVLADRPLIVVSNREPYTHRRSGGAAKVERPVGGLTAALDPVMQDLSGTWIAWGDGDADFDDVAAGGRVPVPPEAPRYTLKRIALPHPEVEGYYYGYANQALWPLCHMAMSQARFRARYWAAYQSVNARFAAAVREEAGREALVWIHDYHLALCPRELRRTRPDLFLMHFWHIPWPAWDVFRICPQGAELLDGLLANDLIGFQHPRHVEHFLECAEREIGARVEDGIVEYKGRVTHVEAFPISVDAAALDQLARSRSCERWMARLRRRFALEGRTVAVSVDRLDYTKGIPERLKAIDLFFKRRPEYRTRVVFIQKTAPSRTRIKAYRDLESQVEEAIAHLNAAYAVEGWQPVISLPQPLPPAGMAALYRMADLCVVSSLQDGMNLVAKEFVACQVDRRGVLALSELAGARDELSWAIPINPYDVEGCADALARAIEMPVLERRRRLDRLRTDVAEHDITHWVDQHLEAAAHLLGARSATRQLFDAAGRIDPTVGRGRPLALLMDFDGTLTGFADDPDSVRIPPRIQAALARIARAPDTFVAIISGRALDDIRLRAGIDGIVYGGNHGLEIAGPGWTWTVPKAEEARGAIGPCCVRLRARLRGVPGVWVEDKGLTASVHYRRSPHRHVEQVRMAVLEELAQLSPRTLGVRQGKHVLELRPDISWDKGAAVRWVLTRALGDDWAATASVVYLGDDRTDEDAFEALAAPAVTVKVGPNAHPTAARYAVRNIDEVYRFIETIDARRAALSVPAGAAAGGAGG; encoded by the coding sequence GTGCATGGGCATGGTGGGCTTCCGAATCGCCTGCGCGGGGTCCTGGCCGACCGCCCGTTGATCGTCGTCAGCAACCGGGAGCCGTACACGCACCGCCGCAGCGGGGGCGCGGCGAAGGTCGAGCGCCCGGTGGGCGGGCTCACCGCGGCTCTCGATCCGGTGATGCAGGATCTCTCCGGGACTTGGATCGCCTGGGGGGATGGGGACGCGGACTTCGACGACGTCGCCGCGGGGGGGAGGGTTCCGGTTCCCCCCGAGGCCCCTCGCTACACGCTGAAGCGCATCGCCCTGCCGCATCCCGAGGTCGAGGGATACTACTACGGGTATGCGAACCAAGCCCTGTGGCCGCTCTGCCACATGGCCATGAGCCAGGCTCGGTTTCGGGCCCGCTATTGGGCGGCGTATCAGAGCGTGAACGCCCGGTTCGCCGCGGCGGTTCGGGAGGAGGCCGGCCGGGAGGCCCTCGTGTGGATCCACGATTACCACCTGGCGCTCTGTCCCCGTGAGCTCCGCCGCACCCGCCCCGATCTGTTCCTCATGCATTTCTGGCACATCCCCTGGCCCGCCTGGGACGTTTTTCGGATCTGCCCACAGGGCGCCGAACTGCTCGACGGGCTGCTGGCCAACGACTTGATCGGCTTTCAGCATCCCCGCCATGTGGAGCACTTCCTGGAGTGCGCGGAGCGCGAGATCGGCGCTCGGGTCGAAGACGGCATCGTCGAGTACAAGGGCCGGGTGACCCACGTCGAGGCCTTCCCGATCAGCGTGGATGCCGCGGCCTTGGACCAGCTGGCGAGGTCCCGGTCGTGTGAGCGGTGGATGGCTCGGTTGCGCCGGCGGTTCGCGCTCGAGGGGCGGACCGTGGCGGTGAGCGTCGACCGCCTCGACTACACGAAGGGGATCCCCGAGCGGCTCAAGGCGATCGACCTGTTCTTCAAGCGGCGGCCGGAGTACCGGACCCGGGTGGTCTTCATTCAGAAGACGGCTCCCAGCCGGACCCGGATCAAGGCGTACCGGGACCTTGAGAGCCAAGTCGAGGAGGCGATCGCGCACCTGAACGCGGCGTATGCGGTGGAGGGGTGGCAGCCGGTGATCTCCCTGCCGCAGCCCCTGCCGCCCGCGGGGATGGCCGCCCTCTATCGGATGGCGGATCTCTGCGTCGTTAGTTCCCTGCAGGATGGGATGAATCTCGTCGCCAAGGAATTTGTCGCCTGCCAGGTCGACCGCCGCGGCGTGCTCGCGCTCAGCGAGCTGGCGGGCGCCCGCGACGAGCTGTCGTGGGCGATCCCCATCAACCCGTATGACGTGGAGGGCTGCGCGGACGCGCTGGCGCGGGCGATTGAGATGCCGGTCCTGGAGCGGCGGCGGCGGCTGGACCGCCTCCGGACCGACGTTGCCGAACACGACATCACCCACTGGGTGGACCAGCACCTCGAGGCGGCCGCCCACCTGCTCGGGGCCCGATCCGCGACCCGGCAGCTGTTCGACGCCGCCGGCCGGATCGATCCCACCGTGGGGAGGGGGCGCCCGCTGGCCCTGCTCATGGACTTCGACGGTACCCTGACCGGGTTTGCCGATGATCCCGACTCCGTGCGGATCCCGCCGCGGATCCAGGCGGCGCTCGCCCGAATTGCCCGTGCCCCGGACACGTTCGTCGCCATCATCAGCGGACGCGCGCTCGACGACATCCGGCTCCGCGCCGGCATCGACGGGATCGTCTACGGGGGGAATCACGGGCTGGAGATCGCCGGGCCGGGATGGACCTGGACGGTGCCCAAGGCCGAGGAGGCACGCGGGGCAATCGGGCCGTGCTGTGTGCGCCTGCGCGCCCGCCTGCGCGGAGTGCCCGGTGTCTGGGTCGAAGACAAAGGCCTGACCGCCAGCGTTCATTACCGGCGAAGTCCCCACCGTCATGTGGAGCAGGTCCGGATGGCCGTGCTCGAAGAGCTGGCCCAGCTTTCCCCGCGGACGCTCGGGGTTCGGCAGGGGAAGCACGTGCTCGAACTGCGGCCGGACATCTCCTGGGACAAGGGCGCCGCGGTGCGGTGGGTGCTCACCCGAGCGCTCGGGGACGACTGGGCGGCAACCGCGTCGGTGGTGTACCTCGGGGACGACCGGACCGACGAGGACGCCTTCGAAGCCCTGGCCGCCCCCGCCGTGACGGTGAAGGTCGGGCCGAACGCCCACCCGACCGCGGCGCGCTACGCCGTGCGGAACATCGACGAGGTGTACCGGTTCATCGAGACGATCGACGCCAGGCGGGCCGCGTTGTCGGTCCCGGCCGGGGCGGCCGCGGGCGGCGCGGGTGGGTAA
- the thrC gene encoding threonine synthase — MRSDAGGALRTWRGVIEEYRPYLPVTPSTPLVTLLEGATPLLRASRLMRHLPGIEVYIKYEGQNPTGSFKDRGMTLAMSKALEDGSRAVVCASTGNTAAAAAAYASRAGLPCFVVVPAGGVAVGKLVQAMAHGARVVPVEGSFDEALRIVRETAPRFRLTLVNSVNPYRIEGQKTGAFEICDALGRSPDVLAIPVGNAGNITAYWRGFVQYHRDGRIAALPKMWGFQAAGAAPFVLGHPVERPETIASAIRIGRPASWEGAVTAARESGGGFEAVTDEELLAARRLLAVEEGVFIEPSSAAPVAGLLKRAREGRLPPGLLIACVVTGHGLKDPESVLRTERRPEAVPATPEALERIVDEMMAVR; from the coding sequence GTGAGGAGTGACGCCGGGGGCGCGCTGCGCACCTGGCGCGGGGTGATCGAGGAGTACCGCCCCTACCTGCCGGTCACCCCGAGCACACCGCTCGTGACGCTGCTGGAAGGCGCCACCCCGCTGCTGCGCGCCTCGCGTCTCATGCGCCACCTGCCCGGGATCGAGGTGTACATCAAATACGAGGGGCAGAATCCGACCGGTTCGTTCAAGGATCGGGGCATGACCCTCGCGATGTCGAAGGCGCTGGAGGACGGAAGCCGGGCGGTCGTCTGCGCCAGCACGGGGAACACGGCGGCCGCGGCCGCGGCCTACGCGTCCCGGGCCGGCCTTCCCTGCTTTGTGGTGGTCCCGGCGGGCGGGGTCGCGGTGGGCAAGCTCGTGCAGGCGATGGCCCACGGGGCGCGCGTCGTCCCGGTGGAAGGCTCGTTCGACGAAGCGCTCCGAATCGTCCGCGAGACGGCCCCGCGGTTTCGCCTGACGCTGGTGAATTCCGTGAACCCGTACCGGATCGAGGGACAGAAGACCGGTGCGTTCGAGATCTGCGACGCGTTGGGGCGCTCGCCGGACGTGCTCGCCATCCCCGTCGGCAACGCGGGCAACATCACCGCCTACTGGCGCGGGTTTGTCCAATACCACCGCGACGGCCGGATCGCCGCCCTCCCGAAGATGTGGGGCTTCCAGGCTGCGGGGGCCGCGCCCTTCGTCCTCGGCCACCCGGTGGAGCGCCCCGAGACGATCGCCTCGGCGATCCGGATCGGCCGGCCGGCCTCCTGGGAGGGCGCGGTGACGGCGGCGCGAGAGTCGGGCGGGGGGTTCGAGGCGGTCACCGACGAGGAGCTGCTCGCCGCGCGGCGGCTGCTGGCCGTCGAGGAGGGGGTCTTCATCGAGCCCTCCTCCGCCGCGCCCGTCGCCGGGCTCCTCAAACGGGCGCGCGAGGGGCGGCTGCCGCCGGGCCTGCTCATCGCCTGCGTGGTGACCGGCCACGGGCTCAAGGACCCGGAGTCGGTGCTCCGCACCGAACGGCGGCCCGAGGCCGTCCCGGCGACGCCGGAGGCGCTCGAGCGGATCGTGGACGAGATGATGGCGGTCCGATGA
- a CDS encoding DUF5752 family protein has translation MGKRAANAAFRFTSCHGLQQMLGRVARDELELLQHLDEVPIESIHHHTHAYFLRHHYLAGAYPNDFATWAAIQVRDRVLGERLAIVDPFDFQDLEALRSTLITIVDDHLTHTPVVPRVVYGEPFYFMITTLAEFPTGLEARTLREFRDGLARAEVSVVYFHLFEAPRRRLPTFGAWLEMQGEAGLAEEVRRLHPYTSDLEGLRARLLTLCDAALAGRLEVKGPHGD, from the coding sequence GTGGGTAAGCGCGCCGCGAACGCGGCCTTCCGATTTACGTCCTGCCACGGGCTCCAACAGATGCTCGGCCGGGTGGCGCGGGACGAACTGGAGCTCCTCCAACACCTGGACGAGGTCCCGATCGAGAGCATCCACCATCACACCCACGCGTACTTTCTGCGCCACCATTATCTGGCCGGGGCGTACCCCAACGACTTTGCGACGTGGGCGGCGATCCAGGTCCGCGACCGCGTGCTGGGAGAGCGGCTCGCGATCGTGGACCCGTTCGACTTCCAGGATCTCGAGGCGCTTCGCTCCACGCTCATCACGATCGTCGACGACCACCTCACGCACACCCCGGTGGTGCCGCGGGTGGTGTACGGGGAGCCGTTCTACTTCATGATCACGACGCTCGCCGAATTCCCTACGGGGCTCGAGGCGCGTACGCTGCGGGAGTTCCGCGACGGCCTGGCTCGGGCCGAGGTGTCCGTCGTCTACTTCCATCTGTTTGAGGCCCCCCGCCGCCGCCTGCCGACGTTCGGGGCCTGGCTGGAGATGCAGGGAGAGGCGGGACTGGCGGAAGAGGTCCGGCGGCTCCATCCCTACACATCGGATCTCGAGGGATTGCGCGCCCGCCTGCTCACGCTCTGCGACGCTGCCCTGGCGGGCCGGCTCGAGGTGAAAGGTCCCCATGGCGACTGA
- a CDS encoding aspartate kinase, with protein sequence MSLIVQKFGGSSVAGPERITRVAGRIVATHRAGHRVVVVVSAPGDTTDDLLGMARQVTDHPPARELDMLLATGEQISIALLAMAIHAQGADAISLTGGQAQIRTERVHTRARILGVDRTRIDRELAAGRIVIVAGFQGITDEEEITTLGRGGSDTTAVALASALGADLCQICTDVEGVFTADPRLVPEAHKLPEISYDELLEMASSGALVVQTRAAELAKQMQVPLEVRSSFVDRGGTMVTDRAFERRRVVTGVTHDANVAKITATGVGDRPGTAHILFRAVAERHVNVNMIIQSVPRRERADISFTVAKPDMTAAVEAARAVAGEIGAEEILSDDRVAMISIVGAGMISNPGVAARMFAALARGGINIELIATSEIKVSCVIPAGQVAAAVRALHTEFELDRE encoded by the coding sequence GTGAGCCTGATCGTTCAGAAGTTCGGCGGCAGCTCGGTCGCGGGGCCCGAACGCATCACGCGCGTCGCCGGGCGGATCGTGGCCACCCACCGAGCCGGCCATCGCGTCGTCGTCGTGGTCTCCGCGCCCGGCGACACCACGGACGATCTGCTGGGGATGGCCAGACAGGTCACCGACCACCCGCCGGCCCGGGAGCTCGACATGCTGCTGGCAACCGGCGAACAGATCTCGATCGCCCTTCTGGCGATGGCGATCCACGCCCAGGGCGCGGATGCCATCTCGCTCACCGGCGGACAGGCCCAGATCCGGACGGAGCGCGTCCACACCCGCGCCCGGATCCTCGGCGTCGACCGCACGCGGATCGATCGCGAACTCGCCGCCGGCCGGATCGTCATCGTCGCCGGGTTCCAGGGGATCACCGACGAAGAGGAGATCACCACGCTCGGCCGGGGGGGCTCGGATACCACGGCGGTGGCGCTGGCGTCGGCGCTCGGCGCGGACCTGTGCCAGATCTGCACGGACGTGGAGGGGGTATTCACCGCGGATCCCCGCCTCGTCCCCGAGGCCCACAAGCTTCCCGAGATCTCCTACGACGAATTGCTGGAGATGGCGAGCTCGGGGGCGCTGGTCGTCCAGACGCGCGCGGCGGAACTCGCCAAGCAGATGCAGGTGCCCCTCGAGGTGCGCAGCAGCTTCGTGGACCGGGGGGGGACGATGGTGACGGATCGCGCGTTCGAGCGGCGGAGAGTCGTGACGGGGGTGACCCACGACGCCAACGTCGCCAAGATCACGGCCACCGGGGTGGGCGACCGGCCGGGGACGGCCCACATTCTCTTCCGCGCCGTCGCCGAGCGCCACGTGAACGTGAACATGATCATCCAGAGCGTGCCGCGTCGGGAGCGCGCGGACATCTCCTTCACCGTGGCGAAGCCCGACATGACGGCGGCGGTCGAAGCCGCCCGCGCCGTCGCCGGGGAGATCGGCGCGGAGGAGATCCTGTCGGATGACCGCGTGGCGATGATCAGCATCGTCGGGGCGGGAATGATCAGCAACCCCGGCGTCGCGGCACGGATGTTCGCGGCGCTCGCGCGGGGCGGGATCAACATCGAGTTGATCGCCACCTCGGAGATCAAAGTCTCCTGTGTGATCCCCGCGGGACAGGTGGCTGCCGCCGTGCGCGCGCTGCACACGGAGTTCGAACTGGACCGCGAATAG
- a CDS encoding dihydrodipicolinate synthase family protein — MTAPPLAGIVVPIPTLFDERGRVDEEANARHIDWLIGRGVHGIFALGTTGEFTSLSREERHAFAGLAVRAARGRVPVLVGIGSPWTDEAIAYARQAEEAGADGVVSVLPYYWLPSERSIHEHYRLLAMGTALPVYIYNFPALTGRSITPALVARLAAEHRNIAGLKDTIDSAAHIVETIALVKRTRPEFSVLAGMDYHLLNTLLSGGDGCVPGSANYWPDPFVQIYADVRAGRLEAAAERHRASAPVRRLYTADAPPFVVVKEAMAAVGLSRHATVRPPALAFTDEERRAMRSDLAAIGVTA; from the coding sequence ATGACCGCCCCGCCCCTCGCCGGCATCGTCGTTCCGATCCCGACGCTCTTCGACGAGCGGGGGCGCGTGGACGAGGAGGCGAACGCCCGGCACATCGACTGGCTGATCGGACGGGGCGTGCACGGGATCTTCGCGCTCGGGACGACCGGAGAATTCACCTCGCTCTCGCGGGAGGAACGCCACGCGTTCGCCGGGCTGGCCGTGCGCGCCGCCCGGGGACGGGTGCCCGTGCTCGTCGGGATCGGCAGCCCGTGGACCGACGAAGCGATCGCCTACGCGCGTCAGGCCGAGGAGGCCGGCGCCGACGGCGTGGTCTCGGTACTGCCGTACTATTGGCTCCCCTCCGAGCGGTCGATCCACGAGCACTACCGCCTCCTGGCGATGGGCACCGCGCTGCCGGTGTACATCTACAACTTCCCGGCGCTGACGGGACGGAGCATCACCCCCGCTCTCGTCGCCAGGCTCGCCGCCGAGCACCGCAACATCGCGGGGCTCAAGGACACGATCGACAGTGCCGCCCACATCGTGGAGACGATCGCACTGGTCAAGCGCACCCGGCCGGAGTTTTCCGTGCTCGCCGGGATGGACTACCACCTGCTCAACACGCTGCTCTCCGGCGGGGACGGATGCGTCCCGGGATCCGCCAATTACTGGCCGGATCCGTTTGTGCAGATCTATGCGGACGTGCGGGCCGGCCGCCTCGAGGCCGCGGCCGAGCGCCACCGCGCCTCGGCGCCGGTGCGCCGACTGTACACCGCGGACGCGCCGCCGTTTGTGGTGGTGAAAGAGGCGATGGCCGCCGTGGGCCTCAGCCGGCACGCCACGGTCCGCCCACCGGCCCTCGCGTTCACCGACGAAGAACGTCGGGCAATGCGCAGCGACCTCGCCGCCATCGGGGTGACGGCGTGA
- the thrB gene encoding homoserine kinase, producing the protein MITVRVPATSANLGPGFDALGLALRLHNDLTLQPAERPEIDIDGEGARSLPRDPTHLAYRAVMAVVARVEGEDAAASRAFRLHQHNRIPLSRGLGSSAAAIIGGAVAANTFLGGPLDQRALIDLATEIEGHPDNVAPALLGGLVVCARTPTGVRWMRLAPPTLRVVLAVPDYHVSTDEARRRLPARVPFPDAVFNVTRAALLVAALIGGRPDLLDEATQDRLHQPYREQLVPGLTEVFAAARRAGAHGVALSGSGPAVLAFGDAPAIGPAMAQAFEAAGAACRILHAEFDGEGAVAEGGP; encoded by the coding sequence ATGATCACGGTTCGGGTCCCCGCCACGTCCGCCAACCTGGGACCGGGGTTCGATGCCCTAGGGCTGGCCCTGCGCCTGCACAACGACCTCACGCTTCAGCCGGCGGAGAGGCCGGAGATCGACATCGACGGCGAAGGAGCCAGATCGCTGCCGCGCGATCCGACGCACCTCGCCTACCGAGCGGTGATGGCGGTCGTGGCGCGGGTGGAGGGCGAGGACGCGGCCGCCTCTCGGGCCTTCCGGCTCCACCAGCACAACCGCATCCCGCTCTCGCGCGGCCTGGGAAGCAGCGCCGCGGCGATCATCGGCGGGGCGGTCGCGGCCAACACGTTCTTGGGCGGCCCGCTCGACCAGCGGGCCCTGATCGACTTGGCCACGGAGATCGAAGGGCACCCCGACAATGTCGCCCCCGCCCTGCTCGGCGGGCTCGTCGTCTGCGCCCGGACCCCCACCGGGGTCCGTTGGATGCGTCTGGCGCCCCCCACCCTGCGGGTCGTGCTGGCGGTGCCGGACTACCACGTGTCGACGGACGAAGCGCGGCGCCGGCTTCCCGCCCGCGTCCCCTTCCCCGATGCCGTCTTCAACGTCACCCGGGCCGCGTTGCTGGTCGCGGCGCTGATTGGGGGGCGTCCGGATCTGCTCGATGAAGCGACCCAGGACCGGCTGCACCAGCCGTACCGGGAACAGCTCGTGCCCGGGCTGACCGAGGTGTTTGCGGCCGCGCGGCGCGCCGGCGCCCACGGGGTGGCGCTCAGCGGCTCCGGCCCTGCCGTGCTCGCGTTCGGGGACGCCCCCGCGATCGGCCCGGCCATGGCGCAGGCGTTCGAGGCCGCGGGCGCGGCGTGCCGCATCCTGCACGCGGAGTTCGACGGCGAGGGCGCGGTGGCGGAGGGCGGCCCGTGA
- the rsmI gene encoding 16S rRNA (cytidine(1402)-2'-O)-methyltransferase → MTATKVGTLYLVATPIGNLEDITLRALRILREVALIAAEDTRRTRKLLTHHGIPARVVSVHEHNERARAPELIARLLAGESIALVSDAGTPGLSDPGVDLVQHAVEDGVPVIVLPGPSAFVTALVASGLPTEPVTFLGFLPPAASERQRVLDAFRSVAHTLVIYEAPHRLMKTLQALAAAWGDRKIAVARELTKIHEELFRGTIGDAIRHFTEHRPQGEFTLVLAGADLTPVDRVIADAAAPEAEESARSILRDALKDGIAPFEAVRRAAQATGLRRNRVYRLWLSLKQEAAR, encoded by the coding sequence GTGACAGCGACCAAAGTCGGAACGCTCTACCTCGTGGCCACCCCGATCGGCAACCTGGAGGACATCACACTGCGCGCGCTGCGCATCCTCCGGGAAGTGGCCCTGATCGCCGCCGAGGACACCCGGCGGACCCGCAAGCTCCTGACGCATCACGGGATCCCCGCCCGAGTGGTGAGCGTCCACGAGCACAACGAGCGCGCGCGCGCGCCGGAGCTGATCGCCCGGCTGCTCGCGGGCGAGTCGATCGCCCTCGTCTCCGACGCCGGGACCCCCGGGCTGAGCGACCCCGGCGTCGACCTGGTGCAGCACGCCGTCGAGGACGGGGTGCCCGTCATCGTGCTGCCGGGCCCCAGCGCCTTCGTCACGGCACTGGTCGCCTCGGGGCTTCCCACCGAGCCGGTGACGTTTCTCGGCTTCCTTCCGCCGGCCGCGTCCGAGCGCCAGCGAGTGCTCGACGCCTTCCGCTCGGTGGCGCACACCCTGGTGATCTACGAAGCTCCCCACCGCTTGATGAAGACGCTGCAGGCGCTCGCCGCGGCGTGGGGTGACCGGAAAATCGCGGTGGCCCGCGAGTTGACCAAGATCCACGAAGAGCTCTTTCGCGGCACGATCGGCGACGCGATTCGGCATTTCACCGAGCACCGGCCCCAAGGAGAGTTCACCCTCGTGCTCGCCGGGGCGGATCTCACGCCGGTCGACCGCGTCATCGCCGATGCCGCCGCTCCCGAGGCGGAGGAGTCGGCGCGATCGATCCTGCGCGACGCGTTGAAGGATGGGATCGCACCATTTGAGGCGGTGCGACGAGCGGCCCAGGCGACGGGGCTGCGTCGGAATCGGGTGTACCGGCTATGGCTGTCGCTGAAGCAGGAAGCGGCGCGGTGA